One Felis catus isolate Fca126 chromosome D3, F.catus_Fca126_mat1.0, whole genome shotgun sequence DNA segment encodes these proteins:
- the CRKL gene encoding crk-like protein isoform X2 yields the protein MSSARFDSSDRSAWYMGPVSRQEAQTRLQGQRHGMFLVRDSSTCPGDYVLSVSENSRVSHYIINSLPNRRFKIGDQEFDHLPALLEFYKIHYLDTTTLIEPAPRYPSPPMGSVSAPNLPTAEENLEYVRTLYDFPGNDAEDLPFKKGEILVIIEKPEEQWWSARNKDGRIGMIPVPYVEKLVRSSPHGKHGNRNSNSYGIPEPAHAYAQPQTTTPLPAVSSTPGAAINPLPSTQNGPVFAKAIQKRVPCAYDKTALALESRIWL from the exons ATGTCCTCCGCCAGGTTCGACTCCTCAGACCGCTCCGCCTGGTACATGGGGCCGGTGTCTCGCCAGGAGGCGCAGACCCGGCTCCAGGGCCAGCGCCACGGTATGTTCCTAGTTCGCGACTCCTCCACCTGCCCTGGGGATTATGTGCTGTCCGTGTCCGAGAACTCGCGGGTCTCCCACTACATCATCAACTCTCTGCCCAACCGCCGTTTTAAGATTGGGGACCAGGAATTTGACCACTTGCCGGCCCTGCTGGAGTTCTACAAGATCCACTACCTGGACACCACCACCCTAATCGAGCCCGCGCCCAG GTATCCGAGCCCACCAATGGGATCTGTATCAGCACCCAACCTGCCTACAGCAGAAGAAAATCTGGAATACGTACGGACTCTCTATGATTTTCCTGGGAATGATGCCGAAGACCTGCCCTTTAAAAAGGGTGAGATCCTGGTGATAATAGAGAAGCCTGAAGAACAGTGGTGGAGTGCCCGGAACAAGGATGGCCGAATTGGGATGATTCCTGTCCCTTATGTTGAAAAGCTTGTGAGGTCCTCACCACATGGAAAGCACGGGAATAGGAATTCCAACAGTTATGGAATCCCAGAACCTGCTCATGCATATGCTCAACCTCAGACCACAACTCCTCTACCTGCAGTTTCCAGTACTCCTGGAGCAGCGATCAACCCTTTGCCATCCACACAGAATGGACCTGTCTTTGCAAAAGCCATCCAGAAAAGAGTACCCTGTGCTTATGACAAGACCGCCTTGGCATTAGAG